The Cucurbita pepo subsp. pepo cultivar mu-cu-16 chromosome LG08, ASM280686v2, whole genome shotgun sequence genome contains a region encoding:
- the LOC111800987 gene encoding homeobox-leucine zipper protein ATHB-22-like, whose product MEWATGSFRPFVSRAPESSFGFLYNYNLEQYQGIDVKHSAMAGASETVLQGLVPGMDMNSYGNLEKKKRLSSEQLDSLEQSFQEEIKLDPDRKQKLAKELGLQPRQIAVWFQNRRARWKAKQLEHLYDTLKQEFDAISREKHKLQEEVMKLKSMLRELQTARNQVSTVYTELSGEETVESTSVGAGCSSKPSAAAVAAAAANQYPTPPEQCNYVFNTEEYNPMSPTFWGTLPSSYHPQ is encoded by the exons ATGGAGTGGGCCACCGGAAGTTTCAGACCCTTTGTTTCTCGAGCGCCGGAATCTTCATTTGGGTTTCTCTATAACTATAATCTTGAACAGTATCAGG GCATAGATGTGAAGCATTCGGCGATGGCGGGGGCGTCGGAGACGGTATTGCAAGGGCTGGTTCCAGGGATGGACATGAACAGCTATGGaaatttggagaagaagaagcggCTGAGCAGCGAGCAGCTCGACTCACTCGAACAAAGCTTCCAGGAGGAGATCAAGCTCGATCCCGACCGGAAGCAGAAGCTGGCCAAGGAGCTTGGTCTGCAGCCGCGCCAGATCGCCGTTTGGTTCCAGAACCGCCGTGCGCGGTGGAAGGCGAAGCAACTCGAGCACCTCTACGACACTCTCAAACAAGAGTTCGATGCCATTTCTAGAGAGAAACATAAGCTTCAAGAGGAG GTAATGAAACTGAAAAGCATGCTGAGAGAGCTTCAAACTGCGAGGAACCAAGTGTCGACGGTGTACACTGAATTGTCGGGGGAGGAGACGGTGGAGAGCACCTCGGTCGGAGCTGGCTGCTCGAGCAAGCCGAgtgcggcggcggtggcggcagCAGCAGCAAATCAATACCCGACGCCACCGGAGCAGTGCAACTATGTGTTCAACACTGAGGAGTACAACCCCATGTCTCCAACATTCTGGGGGACACTCCCATCGTCTTATCATCCTCAGTAA
- the LOC111800966 gene encoding F-box protein PP2-A15 isoform X1 — translation MGASLSNLSEVTNGSTIGPGLGDIPESCVACVFLYLTPPEICNLARLNRAFRGAASSDAVWESKLPSNYQDLLDLLPPERYQNLSKKDIYALLSRPVPFDGGNKVEVWLDRITGRICMSISAKAMAITGIDDRRYWNWIPTEESRFNVVAYLQQIWWFEVDGMVKFPFPADIYTLTFRLHLGRFYKRLGRRTCSFEHTHGWGVKPVRFEMSTSDGQQATHEFCLDEHGFIDVSGHRKRGCWIEYKVGEFLVDKSGSATEIRFSMKQIDCTHSKGGLCVDSVFIVPSILKDRKK, via the exons ATGGGAGCTTCGCTCTCGAACTTGAGTGAAGTGACCAATGGCTCCACCATCGGTCCTGGCCTCGGCGACATACCGGAGAGTTGTGTCGCCTGTGTTTTTCTTTACCTTACTCCGCCGGAGATTTGTAACCTCGCTCGGCTAAACAGGGCGTTTCGCGGCGCCGCTTCATCGGATGCCGTTTGGGAATCGAAATTGCCCTCGAATTATCAAGATCTTCTCGATTTGTTGCCTCCCGAACGGTACCAAAATCTGTCCAAAAAGGATATCTATGCTCTGCTATCTCGTCCAGTTCCATTCGATGGTGGAAATAAGGTG GAGGTGTGGCTGGATAGAATCACTGGAAGGATTTGCATGTCGATATCAGCTAAGGCCATGGCTATTACTGGAATTGATGACAGAAGATACTGGAATTGGATTCCTACTGAAGAGTCTCG GTTCAATGTTGTGGCATATCTGCAGCAAATTTGGTGGTTTGAAGTAGATGGGATGGTAAAATTCCCATTTCCTGCTGATATCTATACACTGACCTTCCGACTTCACCTTGGAAGGTTTTATAAGCGGCTTGGTCGACGTACATGCAGCTTCGAGCATACTCACGGTTGGGGCGTAAAGCCAGTACGGTTTGAAATGTCTACTTCTGATGGACAGCAAGCAACGCATGAATTCTGTTTAGACGAGCACGGGTTTATTGATGTAAGTGGACACCGTAAGCGTGGGTGTTGGATAGAATACAAGGTAGGCGAATTTTTGGTTGACAAGTCGGGATCAGCCACGGAAATAAGATTTTCCATGAAACAGATTGACTGCACGCATTCGAAAGGCGGGCTTTGTGTAGATTCTGTATTTATCGTTCCGAGTATCTTGAAAGATCGTAAAAAATGA
- the LOC111800966 gene encoding F-box protein PP2-A15 isoform X2 gives MGASLSNLSEVTNGSTIGPGLGDIPESCVACVFLYLTPPEICNLARLNRAFRGAASSDAVWESKLPSNYQDLLDLLPPERYQNLSKKDIYALLSRPVPFDGGNKEVWLDRITGRICMSISAKAMAITGIDDRRYWNWIPTEESRFNVVAYLQQIWWFEVDGMVKFPFPADIYTLTFRLHLGRFYKRLGRRTCSFEHTHGWGVKPVRFEMSTSDGQQATHEFCLDEHGFIDVSGHRKRGCWIEYKVGEFLVDKSGSATEIRFSMKQIDCTHSKGGLCVDSVFIVPSILKDRKK, from the exons ATGGGAGCTTCGCTCTCGAACTTGAGTGAAGTGACCAATGGCTCCACCATCGGTCCTGGCCTCGGCGACATACCGGAGAGTTGTGTCGCCTGTGTTTTTCTTTACCTTACTCCGCCGGAGATTTGTAACCTCGCTCGGCTAAACAGGGCGTTTCGCGGCGCCGCTTCATCGGATGCCGTTTGGGAATCGAAATTGCCCTCGAATTATCAAGATCTTCTCGATTTGTTGCCTCCCGAACGGTACCAAAATCTGTCCAAAAAGGATATCTATGCTCTGCTATCTCGTCCAGTTCCATTCGATGGTGGAAATAAG GAGGTGTGGCTGGATAGAATCACTGGAAGGATTTGCATGTCGATATCAGCTAAGGCCATGGCTATTACTGGAATTGATGACAGAAGATACTGGAATTGGATTCCTACTGAAGAGTCTCG GTTCAATGTTGTGGCATATCTGCAGCAAATTTGGTGGTTTGAAGTAGATGGGATGGTAAAATTCCCATTTCCTGCTGATATCTATACACTGACCTTCCGACTTCACCTTGGAAGGTTTTATAAGCGGCTTGGTCGACGTACATGCAGCTTCGAGCATACTCACGGTTGGGGCGTAAAGCCAGTACGGTTTGAAATGTCTACTTCTGATGGACAGCAAGCAACGCATGAATTCTGTTTAGACGAGCACGGGTTTATTGATGTAAGTGGACACCGTAAGCGTGGGTGTTGGATAGAATACAAGGTAGGCGAATTTTTGGTTGACAAGTCGGGATCAGCCACGGAAATAAGATTTTCCATGAAACAGATTGACTGCACGCATTCGAAAGGCGGGCTTTGTGTAGATTCTGTATTTATCGTTCCGAGTATCTTGAAAGATCGTAAAAAATGA
- the LOC111799600 gene encoding 60S ribosomal protein L24, whose amino-acid sequence MVLKTELCRFSGAKIYPGRGIRFIRADSQVFLFANSKCKRYFHNRLKPSKLTWTAMYRKQHKKDIAQEAVKKRRRATKKPYSRSIVGATLEVIQKKRAEKPEVRDAAREAALREIKERIKKTKDEKKAKKAEVMAKSQKAPGKGNVPKGAAPKGPKLGGGGGKR is encoded by the exons ATGGTTCTCAA GACTGAGCTTTGTCGATTCAGTGGAGCCAAGATATACCCAGGGAGAGGCATCAGATTCATCCGGGCCGATTCTCAG GTGTTTCTCTTCGCCAACTCAAAATGCAAGAGGTACTTCCACAACCGGCTGAAGCCATCAAAGCTTACCTGGACAGCCATGTATAGGAAGCAGCACAAGAAG GACATTGCTCAAGAGGCTGTAAAGAAGAGGAGACGTGCCACCAAGAAGCCCTACTCCAGGTCCATTGTTGGTGCAACATTGGAAGTCATCCAAAAGAAGAGAGCCGAAAAGCCAGAAGTGCGTGATGCTGCTAGAGAAGCTGCTCTCCG TGAAATTAAGGAAAGGATTAAGAAAACCAAGGACGAAAAGAAGGCCAAGAAGGCAGAAGTGATGGCCAAGTCACAGAAGGCGCCAGGTAAGGGTAACGTTCCTAAGGGAGCTGCACCCAAGGGTCCAAAGCTGGGTGGTGGCGGTGGAAAGCGTTGA